In one Nitrospira sp. CR1.1 genomic region, the following are encoded:
- a CDS encoding AAA domain-containing protein: MAGSHAPRVASSPFADPILAARLEALRQLADGLTDRVAVMDRDLNVVYANDAAWASGGRDPSVSKPAKCYEAFVQLKDPCGTCPAESVFETREVRTVACNSSGDGTACGMHQAFPLMSASGEVGSVLVLFHKPSDPQSLPTPVLQQKSGRSRPERTESRLGDLVGACAVMHQLFDLIRLVADSSATVLIQGESGTGKELVARTIHHTSYRRDKPFVVVDCGALPETLLESELFGHVKGAFTGAAGAKPGLFEEADGGTIFLDEIADTSPTFQAKLLRVLQEGEIKRVGGTQPIKIDVRVISATNKDLADLVKAKAFRQDLYYRLAVLPVHLPPLRERRADIPLLVTKFIADSCQRHRQELRQVSDEAMRALTAAPWQGNVRELQHYIERAVVTTTHSELTCADLVALGSRAEPADLRTVGRDAARQAERARILQALQQMSGNRVKTARLLKISRASLYNKLHEFGIQ; the protein is encoded by the coding sequence ATGGCCGGATCTCACGCGCCAAGAGTAGCCTCTTCTCCCTTCGCTGATCCCATTCTTGCCGCACGATTGGAAGCGCTTCGGCAACTCGCGGATGGATTGACCGACCGTGTTGCCGTCATGGATCGGGACCTGAATGTGGTGTACGCCAATGACGCGGCTTGGGCCAGCGGAGGCAGGGATCCCTCGGTCAGCAAACCGGCCAAATGTTATGAAGCCTTTGTTCAGCTGAAAGATCCGTGCGGAACCTGTCCGGCCGAATCGGTGTTTGAGACACGTGAGGTTCGTACCGTTGCCTGTAACAGTTCTGGCGATGGCACCGCCTGCGGCATGCATCAGGCCTTCCCGCTCATGTCGGCCTCAGGCGAAGTCGGCTCGGTCCTCGTCCTGTTCCATAAGCCGTCTGATCCCCAATCCCTTCCGACGCCTGTGCTTCAACAAAAATCGGGTCGGTCGCGTCCGGAACGGACCGAGTCACGTTTGGGCGACCTTGTCGGCGCATGTGCGGTCATGCATCAATTGTTTGATCTGATCCGGCTGGTGGCCGATAGCTCGGCGACGGTCTTGATCCAAGGAGAGAGCGGGACAGGGAAAGAACTCGTCGCCAGGACCATTCATCACACCAGCTATCGTCGAGACAAACCCTTTGTGGTCGTGGATTGCGGTGCGCTCCCCGAGACCTTGTTGGAGAGTGAGCTCTTCGGCCACGTCAAAGGCGCCTTCACCGGCGCGGCAGGGGCAAAGCCCGGTCTGTTCGAAGAGGCAGACGGCGGGACTATTTTCCTGGATGAGATTGCCGACACATCTCCGACATTTCAGGCGAAACTGCTGCGTGTTCTGCAGGAAGGCGAGATTAAGCGAGTCGGCGGGACCCAGCCCATTAAGATCGATGTCCGTGTCATTTCAGCGACAAACAAGGATTTGGCCGACCTCGTCAAGGCCAAGGCTTTTCGGCAGGACCTCTACTATCGTTTGGCGGTGTTGCCTGTTCACTTGCCCCCGCTGCGAGAGCGGCGAGCGGATATTCCTCTCTTGGTGACCAAGTTCATTGCGGATTCCTGCCAACGACATCGGCAAGAGCTTCGTCAGGTGAGCGATGAGGCGATGCGCGCCTTGACCGCGGCGCCTTGGCAAGGAAATGTGCGCGAACTGCAGCACTATATCGAGCGCGCGGTCGTCACCACCACTCATTCGGAGTTGACCTGCGCGGATCTGGTTGCGTTGGGATCCCGTGCAGAGCCCGCCGATCTGCGTACGGTTGGGCGGGATGCGGCCAGGCAGGCCGAACGGGCCCGCATTCTTCAAGCCTTGCAGCAAATGTCCGGGAACCGGGTGAAAACTGCCCGTCTCCTGAAGATCAGCCGGGCAAGTCTCTATAACAAGCTGCACGAGTTCGGCATCCAGTAG
- a CDS encoding response regulator: MSVAYRSLDVNGRTPAVLLVVEDDKDMRSLLCDELWGEGYQLREARNGVEGLEAVMRAAPDLIVTDLKMPSGGFDYVHRLRDCAPGCPIIVMTAFGDARTKEEAMKSGATAYFDKPVRLSELKATVKRLLHRSDSLPEEPSLH; encoded by the coding sequence ATGAGTGTTGCCTACCGGAGCCTCGACGTGAACGGGAGAACCCCAGCCGTGTTACTGGTGGTGGAAGATGATAAGGATATGCGCAGTTTGCTGTGCGATGAGCTGTGGGGGGAAGGGTACCAGCTGCGGGAAGCCCGCAATGGGGTCGAGGGGTTGGAGGCCGTGATGAGGGCCGCGCCGGATCTGATCGTCACGGACCTGAAAATGCCATCCGGAGGCTTCGATTATGTCCATCGGCTGAGAGACTGTGCGCCTGGCTGCCCCATCATTGTGATGACGGCGTTCGGTGATGCCCGGACGAAGGAAGAGGCGATGAAAAGCGGCGCCACGGCCTATTTCGACAAGCCGGTGCGGCTGTCGGAATTAAAAGCCACCGTCAAACGGCTTCTTCACCGTTCCGACTCCTTGCCGGAAGAGCCCTCGCTTCACTAA
- a CDS encoding PAS domain S-box protein has translation MCWASIGRPSTASSPKSRANHTPTRDVTVFPVVRGAIAVQPLSHKPLLLEYGGPALLTFGVFLLDLSVSAEYAVWLLYAIPLALTATSSRARAPLYGMGLTALLVVVGAVVSTAGIVPLASWLNRLLGIGLMVAVAVLLADRRNGSGPAVAEHARTESATAGAIALAEAGVEGAVAGQRRAEAELHRDKLRFEGIVQSAMDAIITVDEGQKIVLFNQAAEDMFQWSAQEMLGRRLDRLIPERFRSAHAEHIREFGRSGITTRQMGALGVIMGMRSTGEEFPIEAAISQIGEAGMRYYTVILRDITARKRLEQELAEREALLRAIIETEPECVKVLAPDGTVRTMNAAGLAMIEAASNADVVGKDICHLVAAESQSVFRDLVRKAGEGEAGRLEFQIVGLLGTPRWLDTHVVPLRAADGTVTAVLGVTRDVTEWKKAEQLLRQSEERYRRLLAVLPDAILVVRENRVVFANEQGLRLFGAASGEELQGKWIYDVIHPDYHEPVAQRIRHLLEGGGTVPEVEEQVIRLDGAVVDVAVRAAHFRDQDGPGILIVLRDMTMRKVGEQRLRESEERLQSLLGAMEDVIWSSSLDLSVVHYVSPSVAVIYGRPAEEFIARPSLRLALVHADDRALAEQAVRDLQTAGEFDVEYRIVRQDGDVRWVHDRGRIIKDDAGQPVRIDGIASDVTERKRLQAQLRRTERVAELGTVASGMAHEIGTPMNVILGRAEYLMERTKEESVKKGLQTIISQVERITRVMNQLLAFARRRPVEHRALDLRQTIEDNLEIFQERLSHGHITVETSFAEACPFVHADADQMSQVLINLVMNAIHAMPEGGTLRATLAPVPDRGMVLLTIADTGHGMPQEVIGKIFNPFFTTKEFGKGTGLGLTVVRGIIEEHGGTIQVESKPGVGTVFTICLPIHVAPNARS, from the coding sequence ATGTGCTGGGCATCGATCGGAAGACCCTCTACCGCAAGCTCGCCGAAATCGAGGGCAAACCACACGCCGACGCGTGACGTTACCGTCTTCCCCGTCGTGCGGGGAGCCATTGCCGTGCAGCCTCTGTCGCATAAACCCCTGCTTCTTGAATACGGCGGCCCTGCGCTGCTGACCTTTGGAGTATTTCTTCTCGATCTCTCGGTATCGGCGGAGTATGCCGTGTGGCTGCTCTATGCGATTCCACTTGCGCTAACAGCCACATCCTCCCGGGCGCGCGCCCCTCTGTATGGAATGGGACTGACCGCGTTGCTGGTGGTGGTCGGGGCAGTCGTCTCGACGGCGGGAATTGTGCCGCTTGCCTCATGGTTGAATCGACTCCTGGGCATCGGACTCATGGTGGCCGTCGCGGTCTTGTTGGCGGATCGCCGGAACGGCTCGGGGCCGGCAGTCGCTGAGCACGCCCGGACGGAATCGGCCACCGCCGGCGCGATCGCCCTTGCCGAAGCTGGCGTGGAAGGGGCGGTGGCTGGACAGCGCCGGGCCGAAGCGGAACTGCATCGTGACAAACTGCGGTTTGAAGGCATTGTGCAGTCGGCCATGGATGCCATCATCACGGTCGATGAAGGACAAAAAATCGTCCTGTTCAATCAGGCTGCGGAGGACATGTTTCAGTGGAGTGCGCAAGAGATGCTGGGACGGCGGTTGGACCGTCTGATCCCCGAGCGGTTCCGCAGCGCGCATGCGGAACACATCCGCGAGTTCGGCCGGTCTGGCATCACTACGCGTCAAATGGGGGCGTTGGGGGTGATCATGGGCATGCGCTCCACCGGCGAGGAATTTCCGATCGAGGCGGCCATTTCGCAAATCGGCGAGGCGGGGATGCGCTACTACACCGTCATTCTTCGCGACATCACGGCGCGGAAGCGGCTGGAACAGGAACTGGCGGAGCGAGAAGCCCTGCTGCGAGCGATCATCGAAACCGAGCCGGAGTGTGTGAAGGTGCTTGCGCCGGATGGAACGGTGCGAACGATGAATGCCGCAGGACTGGCCATGATTGAGGCCGCGAGTAATGCGGACGTCGTCGGCAAAGATATCTGCCATCTCGTCGCCGCCGAATCGCAATCGGTATTTCGCGATCTTGTCCGCAAAGCGGGCGAGGGGGAGGCGGGCCGGCTCGAATTCCAGATCGTGGGCCTCCTGGGGACCCCGCGATGGCTGGATACGCATGTGGTCCCCCTGCGTGCCGCCGACGGGACTGTCACGGCGGTGTTGGGGGTGACGCGCGATGTCACCGAATGGAAAAAGGCCGAGCAGTTGCTGCGTCAAAGTGAGGAGCGGTATCGACGCCTCCTCGCCGTCTTGCCGGATGCCATTCTGGTGGTGCGGGAGAACCGGGTTGTGTTTGCCAACGAGCAAGGGCTGCGATTGTTCGGCGCCGCAAGCGGAGAAGAACTCCAGGGAAAATGGATCTATGACGTGATTCACCCTGACTATCACGAGCCGGTCGCCCAGCGCATCCGGCATCTGCTGGAAGGCGGGGGTACTGTCCCGGAGGTCGAGGAGCAGGTCATTCGCCTGGATGGGGCGGTGGTGGATGTCGCGGTCAGGGCGGCCCACTTCCGGGACCAGGACGGGCCCGGCATCCTGATTGTGCTGCGCGACATGACGATGCGGAAGGTCGGGGAGCAACGATTGCGGGAAAGCGAGGAGCGGCTTCAAAGTTTGTTGGGGGCGATGGAGGACGTCATCTGGTCGTCATCGTTGGACTTGTCCGTCGTGCACTATGTGAGTCCGTCCGTGGCGGTGATCTATGGGCGGCCGGCAGAGGAATTTATCGCCCGGCCGTCGTTACGGCTGGCGCTCGTGCATGCCGATGATCGTGCCCTGGCTGAACAGGCCGTGCGGGACCTTCAGACCGCGGGAGAGTTTGATGTCGAGTATCGCATCGTGCGGCAGGACGGAGATGTGCGGTGGGTGCACGACCGCGGGCGAATCATCAAGGATGACGCCGGTCAACCTGTGAGGATCGATGGGATCGCCAGTGATGTGACGGAACGGAAACGGTTGCAGGCGCAGCTTCGCCGGACCGAGCGTGTGGCTGAACTCGGGACCGTGGCCTCCGGCATGGCGCATGAGATCGGGACGCCGATGAACGTCATCCTGGGGCGGGCCGAGTATTTGATGGAGCGAACCAAAGAGGAGTCGGTCAAAAAAGGCCTGCAAACGATCATCAGCCAGGTCGAACGGATCACGCGAGTCATGAATCAGCTGCTGGCATTTGCCCGCCGGCGTCCGGTCGAACATCGCGCGCTCGACCTGCGTCAGACCATCGAAGATAACCTTGAAATTTTTCAGGAACGCCTGTCTCACGGCCACATCACCGTGGAAACCTCGTTTGCCGAAGCCTGCCCATTCGTCCATGCCGACGCCGACCAGATGAGTCAGGTGTTGATCAACTTGGTCATGAATGCCATCCATGCCATGCCGGAAGGAGGGACTCTACGAGCGACGTTAGCGCCTGTGCCGGATCGCGGGATGGTCCTCCTCACGATTGCCGATACCGGCCACGGCATGCCGCAGGAGGTCATTGGAAAAATCTTCAACCCGTTCTTTACGACCAAGGAGTTCGGGAAGGGGACCGGTTTGGGCTTGACCGTGGTCAGGGGCATTATCGAGGAGCATGGCGGGACGATTCAGGTGGAGAGCAAGCCAGGAGTAGGAACGGTGTTCACCATCTGCTTGCCGATTCACGTTGCGCCGAATGCGAGATCGTAA
- a CDS encoding response regulator, whose protein sequence is MTEEWGAVLVVDDDADMRSLLCDVLQGRGHQCTGVGGGDEALKELSEEDYAVVLTDLRMKGMQGTELLAEIKQRYPDIGVILMTAFGTVETAVDAMRHGASDYLTKPVKTEELVRVVERAIREAALRREVSRLRKEVHKEYSFHQILGKSKPMQAVFDLIRRVADSPTNVLITGESGTGKELVAKAIHYNSDRRDAPFVPVNCAAIPEQLLESELFGHMRGSFTDAKMDKRGLFEEAQKGTLFLDEISELPLMLQAKLLRAIQEREIRRVGATKSIPVDVRIIAATNLNLVDEVKQKRFREDFYYRLNVIELRLPPLRERREDIPILVDAFLKKCAAARGRQMKGLSEPALAMLADYAWPGNVRELENVIERAVTLSHGDLIGAEDLPIQVQGARGDRRILDEAAERTLPLHEVEKEYIVKILEKTGGNKYQAAHVLGIDRKTLYRKLAEIEGKPHADA, encoded by the coding sequence ATGACCGAGGAATGGGGCGCGGTATTGGTGGTGGATGACGATGCCGACATGCGGAGCCTCCTCTGCGATGTCCTGCAAGGGCGTGGGCATCAATGCACGGGTGTCGGCGGCGGGGATGAGGCGCTCAAGGAACTGAGTGAGGAGGATTATGCCGTCGTCCTCACCGATCTCCGGATGAAAGGCATGCAAGGCACGGAATTGCTCGCGGAAATCAAGCAGCGGTATCCTGACATCGGCGTGATCTTGATGACGGCCTTCGGCACGGTGGAGACCGCGGTGGACGCCATGCGGCATGGGGCGAGCGATTACCTGACGAAGCCGGTGAAGACCGAGGAATTGGTGCGGGTGGTCGAACGTGCGATCCGCGAGGCGGCTCTCCGCCGCGAGGTGAGTCGTCTGCGCAAGGAAGTGCACAAGGAATACAGCTTTCATCAGATACTCGGAAAGAGCAAGCCGATGCAGGCCGTCTTCGATTTGATCCGACGGGTAGCCGATAGTCCGACCAATGTGCTGATCACCGGCGAAAGTGGCACCGGCAAAGAATTGGTGGCCAAGGCGATCCACTATAACAGCGACCGGCGGGATGCGCCGTTTGTGCCCGTCAATTGTGCGGCGATTCCCGAACAATTGCTGGAAAGCGAACTATTCGGCCATATGCGGGGCTCCTTCACGGACGCCAAAATGGATAAGCGCGGGTTGTTCGAGGAAGCGCAGAAGGGCACGCTGTTTCTGGATGAAATCAGCGAACTTCCGCTCATGCTCCAGGCCAAACTTCTGCGGGCGATTCAGGAACGGGAAATCCGCCGCGTGGGCGCGACCAAGTCGATTCCCGTGGATGTGCGGATCATTGCCGCAACGAACTTGAATCTCGTCGATGAAGTAAAGCAGAAGCGATTCCGTGAAGATTTTTACTACCGGCTCAATGTCATCGAACTGCGATTGCCGCCGTTGCGGGAACGGCGTGAAGATATTCCGATCCTGGTGGATGCCTTTCTGAAAAAGTGCGCCGCCGCCCGCGGCAGGCAGATGAAGGGGCTCAGCGAGCCGGCTCTTGCGATGCTGGCCGACTATGCCTGGCCGGGCAATGTCCGGGAACTGGAGAATGTCATCGAGCGGGCCGTGACGTTGAGCCATGGCGACCTGATCGGCGCGGAAGATTTGCCCATACAGGTCCAGGGCGCTCGCGGAGACCGCCGGATTCTCGACGAAGCGGCCGAACGCACCTTGCCGCTCCATGAAGTGGAGAAGGAATATATCGTGAAAATCCTGGAGAAGACGGGCGGTAACAAATATCAGGCCGCGCATGTGCTGGGCATCGATCGGAAGACCCTCTACCGCAAGCTCGCCGAAATCGAGGGCAAACCACACGCCGACGCGTGA
- a CDS encoding efflux RND transporter periplasmic adaptor subunit, with translation MTADHPGPDPPQTAHSTPVVMTAIPVVQGQGHDQVPATIDQRTFPRSRQRVPIIIGTAGFLALLIVALWYWWSNDPVGGHYKTLTIDRGPITSLVTATGAVNPVISVQVGSQVSGKIAKIYADFNSVVREGQVLASIDRKPYQAKVSQAKAALKSAQAGLAKARNMLVQKTLELNRMAVLREQQFVAQSDVDLARTNFRDAEAQVDFSQAQVDQARATLASVELDLGYTTIYSPVNGTVVSRNVEEGQTVVASFQTPTLFVLAQDLTRMQVIANVSESDIGGVTEGKSADFRVDAYPRESFHGIVTQVRNAPVSIQNVVTYDVIISVDNPELKLKPGMTANITIITARNEGALRAPNSALRFRMPGVPADRKTPQLWVLDAAGHVRSAPVTLGIADSLYTDITSGEVREGDAAIVGIVTAEDSAQEKLPPGFEFGPKIR, from the coding sequence ATGACCGCAGACCATCCGGGACCCGACCCGCCGCAGACCGCCCACTCCACGCCTGTCGTGATGACTGCGATTCCGGTAGTGCAAGGTCAAGGCCATGACCAAGTCCCGGCGACCATCGACCAACGGACGTTTCCTCGCAGTCGGCAACGAGTGCCGATCATCATTGGGACAGCGGGCTTTCTCGCCCTTCTGATCGTCGCCCTCTGGTACTGGTGGTCCAATGACCCGGTTGGCGGTCACTACAAAACGCTGACCATCGATCGTGGGCCGATCACCTCACTCGTGACCGCGACGGGAGCCGTCAATCCGGTCATCTCCGTGCAGGTCGGCAGCCAGGTCTCCGGAAAGATCGCGAAAATCTATGCCGACTTTAATTCGGTGGTCCGGGAAGGGCAGGTCCTGGCTTCGATTGATCGCAAACCCTATCAAGCTAAGGTGAGCCAAGCCAAGGCGGCGCTCAAGAGCGCGCAAGCCGGTCTCGCCAAAGCACGGAACATGCTTGTGCAAAAAACACTGGAACTGAATCGCATGGCCGTGCTGCGGGAACAGCAGTTCGTTGCGCAATCGGACGTAGATCTCGCACGCACCAACTTTCGCGACGCCGAAGCGCAGGTGGATTTTTCTCAAGCGCAGGTCGACCAGGCCAGGGCCACGCTGGCATCCGTCGAATTGGATCTGGGCTACACCACGATTTATTCCCCGGTGAATGGCACTGTCGTCTCGCGCAACGTCGAGGAGGGACAGACCGTCGTCGCGAGTTTTCAAACGCCCACGCTCTTCGTCCTCGCGCAGGATCTTACCCGCATGCAGGTCATCGCCAACGTCAGTGAATCCGATATCGGCGGCGTCACCGAGGGCAAATCCGCGGATTTCCGGGTGGATGCCTATCCGCGGGAATCGTTTCACGGCATCGTGACGCAGGTCAGAAATGCGCCGGTCAGCATCCAGAATGTCGTGACCTACGATGTGATCATTTCTGTGGATAACCCTGAACTCAAACTGAAGCCCGGCATGACCGCCAACATCACCATCATCACGGCTCGTAACGAGGGTGCGCTTCGTGCGCCGAACTCCGCACTACGATTTCGCATGCCGGGCGTGCCAGCGGATCGTAAAACCCCTCAACTCTGGGTGCTGGACGCGGCGGGGCACGTGCGGTCAGCGCCGGTCACCCTCGGCATTGCAGATTCCCTGTATACCGACATCACGTCGGGCGAGGTCCGTGAGGGCGACGCCGCTATTGTGGGCATCGTGACCGCGGAAGACAGCGCCCAGGAAAAACTGCCCCCGGGTTTTGAGTTCGGGCCCAAAATACGGTGA
- a CDS encoding FtsX-like permease family protein, which produces MNFLWLTIQSALRVLRRNPLRAGLTMLGIIIGVGAVVGMVSLGQGATASVQREIASLGTNVLIIIPGATTTGGVRGGLGSVSTLTVDDARDIEKRVGDIGLVTYASRSVLQVIHEHKNWNAIAIGTTTAFTELRNWPVAEGAFFTQADEDAAAKVAVLGKTVAGNLFERGEEIIGAQIRIKNVPLRVIGVLSSKGQSLSGQDQDDIVLLPFTTAERKVLGTKFLGTVGIIMVAAQHRYSIPAAVEEIKELLRTRHRIHPAEENDFTIRTMEDVANTVAGASRTMMMMLLSIASISLVVGGIGIMNILLVSVTERTREIGIRMAVGATRAHILLQFLVEAMILTAIGGVAGVLFGILGARVLTHLIGWPTIISSRSVAVAFLFSLAVGIFFGLYPANKASHMNPIEALHYE; this is translated from the coding sequence ATGAACTTTCTCTGGTTGACGATTCAATCCGCGCTGCGCGTGCTCCGGCGCAATCCCTTGCGCGCAGGCCTGACCATGCTCGGAATTATCATCGGAGTCGGCGCCGTGGTCGGCATGGTCAGTCTCGGACAGGGCGCTACGGCGTCCGTGCAACGGGAGATTGCCAGCCTCGGCACCAACGTGCTGATCATCATCCCCGGCGCCACCACGACGGGTGGGGTGCGCGGCGGGCTTGGCAGTGTCTCGACGCTGACCGTCGACGATGCCCGGGACATCGAAAAGCGGGTCGGCGACATCGGCCTCGTCACGTATGCATCGCGTTCGGTTCTGCAGGTCATTCACGAACACAAGAATTGGAACGCGATTGCGATCGGCACGACCACCGCATTTACCGAACTGCGCAATTGGCCCGTCGCGGAGGGTGCGTTTTTTACCCAGGCGGATGAAGATGCCGCCGCCAAGGTTGCCGTATTGGGGAAAACTGTCGCAGGCAATTTATTCGAGCGTGGCGAAGAGATCATCGGGGCGCAGATCCGGATCAAGAATGTCCCTCTGCGCGTGATCGGCGTCCTCTCGTCGAAGGGACAGTCCCTGTCAGGGCAGGATCAGGACGACATCGTCCTCCTCCCCTTCACGACCGCGGAACGAAAGGTCCTGGGCACGAAGTTTCTCGGGACGGTCGGCATTATCATGGTCGCCGCTCAACATCGGTACAGCATTCCCGCCGCCGTGGAGGAAATCAAGGAACTCCTGCGGACGAGACACCGGATTCACCCCGCCGAGGAAAACGACTTCACCATCCGCACGATGGAAGACGTGGCCAACACCGTGGCCGGGGCCAGCCGCACCATGATGATGATGCTCCTGAGCATTGCCTCCATCTCCCTGGTGGTCGGTGGCATCGGGATCATGAATATTCTTCTGGTCTCGGTGACGGAGCGTACCAGGGAAATCGGCATTCGCATGGCGGTGGGAGCCACACGCGCCCACATTCTGCTGCAGTTCCTGGTCGAAGCGATGATCCTCACGGCCATCGGCGGCGTAGCCGGCGTCTTGTTCGGCATCCTGGGAGCGCGTGTGCTCACACACCTCATCGGCTGGCCCACCATCATTTCATCCCGGTCCGTCGCCGTCGCCTTTCTGTTCTCGTTGGCCGTGGGCATCTTCTTCGGTCTCTATCCGGCCAACAAGGCCTCGCATATGAACCCCATCGAAGCGCTGCATTACGAATAA
- a CDS encoding sodium:proton antiporter — protein sequence MTLMQSITILVCLSAGFSYLNHRYIKLPVTIGLMAIALAMSLVLLFLGKLGYGIESQAKSFVQGIDFGDALLHGMLSFLLFAGALHVNLHDLLDQKWFIGTLACGGVLVSTAIVGSLTYLGLDWLGHPIPLIAAFLFGALISPTDPIAVLGILKNANAPKRLEVKITGESLFNDGVGVAVFLVLLAMADSGRVTPEAVGWLLLQEAVGGIVLGLVLGYGAYLMLKSIDQHSVEILITLALVMGGYAAADVLHTSGPIAVVVAGLLIGNQGRLLAMSDTTREYLDTFWELIDELLNAILFVLIGLEVLVLSFKDEYLFAGLLAIPLVLFARFISVSLPVQFFRLFEDLTNRATLILTWGGLRGGISVAMALSLPASPYRDAIVTMTYIVVVFSILVQGLTIERLIRAPEQS from the coding sequence ATGACCTTGATGCAATCCATCACAATTCTGGTCTGCCTGTCGGCTGGCTTCAGCTACCTCAATCACCGCTACATCAAATTGCCGGTCACGATCGGTCTGATGGCCATCGCCTTGGCCATGTCGCTCGTGCTGCTGTTCCTGGGCAAGCTGGGGTATGGCATCGAGAGCCAGGCGAAGAGTTTCGTTCAGGGCATCGACTTCGGCGACGCGCTCCTGCACGGCATGCTCAGTTTTCTGCTGTTCGCCGGGGCGCTTCACGTCAATCTCCATGATCTGCTCGATCAAAAATGGTTCATTGGGACGTTAGCATGCGGAGGGGTGCTCGTTTCCACGGCGATCGTGGGTTCGCTCACCTATCTGGGGTTGGATTGGCTGGGGCATCCGATTCCGCTGATTGCCGCCTTCCTGTTCGGGGCGCTGATCTCACCGACCGATCCGATCGCCGTGCTGGGAATTCTGAAGAATGCGAATGCGCCGAAGCGCTTGGAAGTCAAGATCACCGGAGAATCGCTTTTCAACGACGGCGTCGGGGTCGCGGTGTTTCTGGTGCTGCTGGCCATGGCGGATTCCGGACGAGTCACGCCGGAGGCGGTGGGTTGGTTGTTGCTGCAGGAAGCGGTCGGAGGCATTGTCCTCGGGCTCGTGTTGGGGTACGGCGCCTATCTGATGCTCAAATCCATTGATCAGCATAGTGTCGAGATCCTGATTACGCTGGCGCTCGTGATGGGCGGGTATGCGGCGGCGGACGTGTTGCACACGTCGGGTCCCATCGCGGTGGTCGTGGCGGGGTTGTTGATCGGGAACCAAGGTCGGCTCTTGGCGATGTCGGACACCACGCGGGAATATTTGGATACGTTCTGGGAGTTGATCGACGAGCTGCTGAACGCCATTCTCTTTGTGCTGATCGGACTGGAAGTGCTGGTCTTAAGTTTTAAAGATGAATACCTCTTTGCCGGATTGCTGGCGATTCCTCTGGTGCTGTTCGCGCGGTTCATCAGTGTGAGTCTTCCCGTGCAGTTCTTTCGGCTGTTCGAGGACTTGACGAACCGCGCGACCTTGATCCTGACCTGGGGAGGTTTACGCGGTGGCATCTCTGTCGCCATGGCCCTCTCGCTGCCCGCGTCGCCGTATCGCGACGCGATCGTGACCATGACCTATATCGTGGTGGTCTTCTCCATTCTCGTGCAAGGACTCACCATCGAACGGCTCATTCGAGCTCCGGAACAGTCATAA